In the genome of Denticeps clupeoides chromosome 13, fDenClu1.1, whole genome shotgun sequence, one region contains:
- the hnf1ba gene encoding hepatocyte nuclear factor 1-beta-A isoform X4: MVSRLTSLQHELLSALLDSGLTRETLVRALDDMEPEFGVKLEMPASPSGAKLGGACSDSDSKPVFHTLTNGHAKGRASGDEASEDGDDFDTPPILKELQALNTEEAAEQRAEVERMLSEDPWRAARLIKGYMQQHNIPQREVVDVTGLNQSHLSQHLNKGTPMKTQKRAALYTWYVRKQREILRQFSQPGQGMAPPGEELGSEPSCKKMRRNRFKWGPASQQILYQAYERQKNPSKEEREALVEECNRAECLQRGVSPSKAQGLGSNLVTEVRVYNWFANRRKEEAFRQKLAMDAYSGPAHGPTHGLNSLLSHGSPHHQPGSVSPPSKIQSVRYNQQGPSEVSSSTTISHHGNSAMGSGQSVLQQVSPGGLDHNLLSPDAKMISVSGGLPPVSTLTNIHSSHHAHQQSQNLIMPLSGVMAIAQSLNTSQAQTVPVINSVGGSLAALQPVQFPQQLHSPHQQGLMQQSPNHMGQQPFMATVTHSHMYPHKQEPPQYSHPSRFPSAMVVTDANSISTLSSMSSSKQCPLQAW, translated from the exons ATGGTGTCCAGGCTGACCTCCCTGCAGCACGAGCTGCTCAGCGCGCTGCTCGACTCCGGCCTGACGCGGGAGACGCTGGTCCGAGCGCTGGACGACATGGAGCCCGAGTTCGGGGTCAAGCTGGAGATGCCCGCGTCCCCGTCCGGCGCCAAGCTCGGCGGCGCCTGCAGCGACTCGGACTCCAAGCCCGTCTTCCACACCCTCACCAACGGACACGCCAAGGGCCGCGCGTCCGGCGACGAGGCGTCCGAGGACGGCGACGACTTCGACACGCCGCCCAtcctgaaggagctgcaggCGCTCAACACGGAGGAGGCGGCGGAGCAGCGGGCGGAGGTGGAGCGGATGTTGAG TGAGGACCCGTGGCGTGCAGCTCGGCTGATCAAGGGCtacatgcagcagcacaacatcCCTCAGCGTGAGGTGGTGGACGTGACCGGACTCAACCAGTCGCACCTGTCGCAGCACCTGAACAAGGGCACGCCCATGAAGACGCAGAAGCGCGCCGCGCTCTACACCTGGTACGTGCGGAAGCAGCGCGAGATCCTGCGAC aattcaGTCAGCCTGGCCAGGGCATGGCGCCTCCCGGCGAGGAGCTGGGCAGCGAGCCCTCCTGCAAGAAAATGAGGCGCAACCGCTTCAAATGGGGGCCGGCGTCACAGCAAATCCTCTACCAGGCCTACGAGCGTCAGAAGAACCCCAGCAAGGAGGAGCGAGAGGCTCTGGTGGAGGAGTGCAACAg AGCCGAATGCCTCCAGAGGGGCGTGTCCCCGTCCAAAGCGCAGGGCCTGGGCTCCAACCTGGTGACCGAGGTGCGCGTCTACAACTGGTTCGCCAAccggaggaaggaggaggcctTCCGGCAGAAACTTGCGATGGATGCGTACAGTGGCCCCGCCCACGGCCCCACCCACGGCCTCAACTCGCTGCTCTCCCACGGGTCCCCACATCACCAGCCGGGCAGCGTGTCCCCGCCCAGCAAGATACAGA GTGTTCGGTACAACCAGCAGGGTCCCAGCGAAGtcagctcctccaccaccatcagtcaccatggcaacagcgcCATGGGCAGCGGTCAGTCGGTCCTGCAGCAGGTGTCCCCGGGGGGCCTGGACCACAACCTGCTGTCACCAGACGCCAAAATG ATCTCCGTATCGGGCGGCCTGCCTCCGGTCAGCACCCTGACCAACATCCACAGTTCCCACCATGCCCACCAACAGAGTCAGAACCTCATCATGCCACTGTCGGGGGTCATGGCCATCGCACAGA GCCTGAACACGTCACAGGCGCAGACAGTTCCTGTCATCAACAGCGTGGGAGGAAGTCTGGCGGCGCTGCAGCCTGTCCAGTTTCcccagcagctccacagcccACACCAGCAGGGCCTGATGCAGCAGAGTCCCAATCACATGGGCCAGCAGCCATTCATGGCCAcggtcacacactcacaca TGTACCCACACAAACAAGAACCGCCCCAGTACTCCCACCCTTCACGTTTTCCCTCAGCAATGGTTGTCACGGACGCAAACAGTATCAGCACCCTGAGCTCCATGTCATCCAGCAAACAG TGCCCTCTGCAAGCCTGGTGA
- the hnf1ba gene encoding hepatocyte nuclear factor 1-beta-A isoform X2, translating to MVSRLTSLQHELLSALLDSGLTRETLVRALDDMEPEFGVKLEMPASPSGAKLGGACSDSDSKPVFHTLTNGHAKGRASGDEASEDGDDFDTPPILKELQALNTEEAAEQRAEVERMLSEDPWRAARLIKGYMQQHNIPQREVVDVTGLNQSHLSQHLNKGTPMKTQKRAALYTWYVRKQREILRQFNQAVQGSGSNMTDKGNQDQVLFFFPEFSQPGQGMAPPGEELGSEPSCKKMRRNRFKWGPASQQILYQAYERQKNPSKEEREALVEECNRAECLQRGVSPSKAQGLGSNLVTEVRVYNWFANRRKEEAFRQKLAMDAYSGPAHGPTHGLNSLLSHGSPHHQPGSVSPPSKIQSVRYNQQGPSEVSSSTTISHHGNSAMGSGQSVLQQVSPGGLDHNLLSPDAKMISVSGGLPPVSTLTNIHSSHHAHQQSQNLIMPLSGVMAIAQSLNTSQAQTVPVINSVGGSLAALQPVQFPQQLHSPHQQGLMQQSPNHMGQQPFMATVTHSHMYPHKQEPPQYSHPSRFPSAMVVTDANSISTLSSMSSSKQCPLQAW from the exons ATGGTGTCCAGGCTGACCTCCCTGCAGCACGAGCTGCTCAGCGCGCTGCTCGACTCCGGCCTGACGCGGGAGACGCTGGTCCGAGCGCTGGACGACATGGAGCCCGAGTTCGGGGTCAAGCTGGAGATGCCCGCGTCCCCGTCCGGCGCCAAGCTCGGCGGCGCCTGCAGCGACTCGGACTCCAAGCCCGTCTTCCACACCCTCACCAACGGACACGCCAAGGGCCGCGCGTCCGGCGACGAGGCGTCCGAGGACGGCGACGACTTCGACACGCCGCCCAtcctgaaggagctgcaggCGCTCAACACGGAGGAGGCGGCGGAGCAGCGGGCGGAGGTGGAGCGGATGTTGAG TGAGGACCCGTGGCGTGCAGCTCGGCTGATCAAGGGCtacatgcagcagcacaacatcCCTCAGCGTGAGGTGGTGGACGTGACCGGACTCAACCAGTCGCACCTGTCGCAGCACCTGAACAAGGGCACGCCCATGAAGACGCAGAAGCGCGCCGCGCTCTACACCTGGTACGTGCGGAAGCAGCGCGAGATCCTGCGAC aGTTCAACCAGGCAGTGCAAGGTTCTGGCAGCAATATGACAGACAAAGGCAATCAGGATcaggtgctgttttttttcccagaattcaGTCAGCCTGGCCAGGGCATGGCGCCTCCCGGCGAGGAGCTGGGCAGCGAGCCCTCCTGCAAGAAAATGAGGCGCAACCGCTTCAAATGGGGGCCGGCGTCACAGCAAATCCTCTACCAGGCCTACGAGCGTCAGAAGAACCCCAGCAAGGAGGAGCGAGAGGCTCTGGTGGAGGAGTGCAACAg AGCCGAATGCCTCCAGAGGGGCGTGTCCCCGTCCAAAGCGCAGGGCCTGGGCTCCAACCTGGTGACCGAGGTGCGCGTCTACAACTGGTTCGCCAAccggaggaaggaggaggcctTCCGGCAGAAACTTGCGATGGATGCGTACAGTGGCCCCGCCCACGGCCCCACCCACGGCCTCAACTCGCTGCTCTCCCACGGGTCCCCACATCACCAGCCGGGCAGCGTGTCCCCGCCCAGCAAGATACAGA GTGTTCGGTACAACCAGCAGGGTCCCAGCGAAGtcagctcctccaccaccatcagtcaccatggcaacagcgcCATGGGCAGCGGTCAGTCGGTCCTGCAGCAGGTGTCCCCGGGGGGCCTGGACCACAACCTGCTGTCACCAGACGCCAAAATG ATCTCCGTATCGGGCGGCCTGCCTCCGGTCAGCACCCTGACCAACATCCACAGTTCCCACCATGCCCACCAACAGAGTCAGAACCTCATCATGCCACTGTCGGGGGTCATGGCCATCGCACAGA GCCTGAACACGTCACAGGCGCAGACAGTTCCTGTCATCAACAGCGTGGGAGGAAGTCTGGCGGCGCTGCAGCCTGTCCAGTTTCcccagcagctccacagcccACACCAGCAGGGCCTGATGCAGCAGAGTCCCAATCACATGGGCCAGCAGCCATTCATGGCCAcggtcacacactcacaca TGTACCCACACAAACAAGAACCGCCCCAGTACTCCCACCCTTCACGTTTTCCCTCAGCAATGGTTGTCACGGACGCAAACAGTATCAGCACCCTGAGCTCCATGTCATCCAGCAAACAG TGCCCTCTGCAAGCCTGGTGA
- the hnf1ba gene encoding hepatocyte nuclear factor 1-beta-A isoform X3: MVSRLTSLQHELLSALLDSGLTRETLVRALDDMEPEFGVKLEMPASPSGAKLGGACSDSDSKPVFHTLTNGHAKGRASGDEASEDGDDFDTPPILKELQALNTEEAAEQRAEVERMLSEDPWRAARLIKGYMQQHNIPQREVVDVTGLNQSHLSQHLNKGTPMKTQKRAALYTWYVRKQREILRQFSQPGQGMAPPGEELGSEPSCKKMRRNRFKWGPASQQILYQAYERQKNPSKEEREALVEECNRAECLQRGVSPSKAQGLGSNLVTEVRVYNWFANRRKEEAFRQKLAMDAYSGPAHGPTHGLNSLLSHGSPHHQPGSVSPPSKIQSVRYNQQGPSEVSSSTTISHHGNSAMGSGQSVLQQVSPGGLDHNLLSPDAKMISVSGGLPPVSTLTNIHSSHHAHQQSQNLIMPLSGVMAIAQSLNTSQAQTVPVINSVGGSLAALQPVQFPQQLHSPHQQGLMQQSPNHMGQQPFMATVTHSHMYPHKQEPPQYSHPSRFPSAMVVTDANSISTLSSMSSSKQEAPVNKMVPLGGLSWCPLQAW; this comes from the exons ATGGTGTCCAGGCTGACCTCCCTGCAGCACGAGCTGCTCAGCGCGCTGCTCGACTCCGGCCTGACGCGGGAGACGCTGGTCCGAGCGCTGGACGACATGGAGCCCGAGTTCGGGGTCAAGCTGGAGATGCCCGCGTCCCCGTCCGGCGCCAAGCTCGGCGGCGCCTGCAGCGACTCGGACTCCAAGCCCGTCTTCCACACCCTCACCAACGGACACGCCAAGGGCCGCGCGTCCGGCGACGAGGCGTCCGAGGACGGCGACGACTTCGACACGCCGCCCAtcctgaaggagctgcaggCGCTCAACACGGAGGAGGCGGCGGAGCAGCGGGCGGAGGTGGAGCGGATGTTGAG TGAGGACCCGTGGCGTGCAGCTCGGCTGATCAAGGGCtacatgcagcagcacaacatcCCTCAGCGTGAGGTGGTGGACGTGACCGGACTCAACCAGTCGCACCTGTCGCAGCACCTGAACAAGGGCACGCCCATGAAGACGCAGAAGCGCGCCGCGCTCTACACCTGGTACGTGCGGAAGCAGCGCGAGATCCTGCGAC aattcaGTCAGCCTGGCCAGGGCATGGCGCCTCCCGGCGAGGAGCTGGGCAGCGAGCCCTCCTGCAAGAAAATGAGGCGCAACCGCTTCAAATGGGGGCCGGCGTCACAGCAAATCCTCTACCAGGCCTACGAGCGTCAGAAGAACCCCAGCAAGGAGGAGCGAGAGGCTCTGGTGGAGGAGTGCAACAg AGCCGAATGCCTCCAGAGGGGCGTGTCCCCGTCCAAAGCGCAGGGCCTGGGCTCCAACCTGGTGACCGAGGTGCGCGTCTACAACTGGTTCGCCAAccggaggaaggaggaggcctTCCGGCAGAAACTTGCGATGGATGCGTACAGTGGCCCCGCCCACGGCCCCACCCACGGCCTCAACTCGCTGCTCTCCCACGGGTCCCCACATCACCAGCCGGGCAGCGTGTCCCCGCCCAGCAAGATACAGA GTGTTCGGTACAACCAGCAGGGTCCCAGCGAAGtcagctcctccaccaccatcagtcaccatggcaacagcgcCATGGGCAGCGGTCAGTCGGTCCTGCAGCAGGTGTCCCCGGGGGGCCTGGACCACAACCTGCTGTCACCAGACGCCAAAATG ATCTCCGTATCGGGCGGCCTGCCTCCGGTCAGCACCCTGACCAACATCCACAGTTCCCACCATGCCCACCAACAGAGTCAGAACCTCATCATGCCACTGTCGGGGGTCATGGCCATCGCACAGA GCCTGAACACGTCACAGGCGCAGACAGTTCCTGTCATCAACAGCGTGGGAGGAAGTCTGGCGGCGCTGCAGCCTGTCCAGTTTCcccagcagctccacagcccACACCAGCAGGGCCTGATGCAGCAGAGTCCCAATCACATGGGCCAGCAGCCATTCATGGCCAcggtcacacactcacaca TGTACCCACACAAACAAGAACCGCCCCAGTACTCCCACCCTTCACGTTTTCCCTCAGCAATGGTTGTCACGGACGCAAACAGTATCAGCACCCTGAGCTCCATGTCATCCAGCAAACAG GAGGCTCCTGTAAACAAGATGGTGCCGCTGGGGGGTCTCTCCTGG TGCCCTCTGCAAGCCTGGTGA
- the hnf1ba gene encoding hepatocyte nuclear factor 1-beta-A isoform X1, with product MVSRLTSLQHELLSALLDSGLTRETLVRALDDMEPEFGVKLEMPASPSGAKLGGACSDSDSKPVFHTLTNGHAKGRASGDEASEDGDDFDTPPILKELQALNTEEAAEQRAEVERMLSEDPWRAARLIKGYMQQHNIPQREVVDVTGLNQSHLSQHLNKGTPMKTQKRAALYTWYVRKQREILRQFNQAVQGSGSNMTDKGNQDQVLFFFPEFSQPGQGMAPPGEELGSEPSCKKMRRNRFKWGPASQQILYQAYERQKNPSKEEREALVEECNRAECLQRGVSPSKAQGLGSNLVTEVRVYNWFANRRKEEAFRQKLAMDAYSGPAHGPTHGLNSLLSHGSPHHQPGSVSPPSKIQSVRYNQQGPSEVSSSTTISHHGNSAMGSGQSVLQQVSPGGLDHNLLSPDAKMISVSGGLPPVSTLTNIHSSHHAHQQSQNLIMPLSGVMAIAQSLNTSQAQTVPVINSVGGSLAALQPVQFPQQLHSPHQQGLMQQSPNHMGQQPFMATVTHSHMYPHKQEPPQYSHPSRFPSAMVVTDANSISTLSSMSSSKQEAPVNKMVPLGGLSWCPLQAW from the exons ATGGTGTCCAGGCTGACCTCCCTGCAGCACGAGCTGCTCAGCGCGCTGCTCGACTCCGGCCTGACGCGGGAGACGCTGGTCCGAGCGCTGGACGACATGGAGCCCGAGTTCGGGGTCAAGCTGGAGATGCCCGCGTCCCCGTCCGGCGCCAAGCTCGGCGGCGCCTGCAGCGACTCGGACTCCAAGCCCGTCTTCCACACCCTCACCAACGGACACGCCAAGGGCCGCGCGTCCGGCGACGAGGCGTCCGAGGACGGCGACGACTTCGACACGCCGCCCAtcctgaaggagctgcaggCGCTCAACACGGAGGAGGCGGCGGAGCAGCGGGCGGAGGTGGAGCGGATGTTGAG TGAGGACCCGTGGCGTGCAGCTCGGCTGATCAAGGGCtacatgcagcagcacaacatcCCTCAGCGTGAGGTGGTGGACGTGACCGGACTCAACCAGTCGCACCTGTCGCAGCACCTGAACAAGGGCACGCCCATGAAGACGCAGAAGCGCGCCGCGCTCTACACCTGGTACGTGCGGAAGCAGCGCGAGATCCTGCGAC aGTTCAACCAGGCAGTGCAAGGTTCTGGCAGCAATATGACAGACAAAGGCAATCAGGATcaggtgctgttttttttcccagaattcaGTCAGCCTGGCCAGGGCATGGCGCCTCCCGGCGAGGAGCTGGGCAGCGAGCCCTCCTGCAAGAAAATGAGGCGCAACCGCTTCAAATGGGGGCCGGCGTCACAGCAAATCCTCTACCAGGCCTACGAGCGTCAGAAGAACCCCAGCAAGGAGGAGCGAGAGGCTCTGGTGGAGGAGTGCAACAg AGCCGAATGCCTCCAGAGGGGCGTGTCCCCGTCCAAAGCGCAGGGCCTGGGCTCCAACCTGGTGACCGAGGTGCGCGTCTACAACTGGTTCGCCAAccggaggaaggaggaggcctTCCGGCAGAAACTTGCGATGGATGCGTACAGTGGCCCCGCCCACGGCCCCACCCACGGCCTCAACTCGCTGCTCTCCCACGGGTCCCCACATCACCAGCCGGGCAGCGTGTCCCCGCCCAGCAAGATACAGA GTGTTCGGTACAACCAGCAGGGTCCCAGCGAAGtcagctcctccaccaccatcagtcaccatggcaacagcgcCATGGGCAGCGGTCAGTCGGTCCTGCAGCAGGTGTCCCCGGGGGGCCTGGACCACAACCTGCTGTCACCAGACGCCAAAATG ATCTCCGTATCGGGCGGCCTGCCTCCGGTCAGCACCCTGACCAACATCCACAGTTCCCACCATGCCCACCAACAGAGTCAGAACCTCATCATGCCACTGTCGGGGGTCATGGCCATCGCACAGA GCCTGAACACGTCACAGGCGCAGACAGTTCCTGTCATCAACAGCGTGGGAGGAAGTCTGGCGGCGCTGCAGCCTGTCCAGTTTCcccagcagctccacagcccACACCAGCAGGGCCTGATGCAGCAGAGTCCCAATCACATGGGCCAGCAGCCATTCATGGCCAcggtcacacactcacaca TGTACCCACACAAACAAGAACCGCCCCAGTACTCCCACCCTTCACGTTTTCCCTCAGCAATGGTTGTCACGGACGCAAACAGTATCAGCACCCTGAGCTCCATGTCATCCAGCAAACAG GAGGCTCCTGTAAACAAGATGGTGCCGCTGGGGGGTCTCTCCTGG TGCCCTCTGCAAGCCTGGTGA
- the dynll2a gene encoding dynein, light chain, LC8-type 2a, translated as MTDRKAVIKNADMSEDMQQDAVDCATQAMEKYNIEKDIAAYIKKEFDKKYNPTWHCIVGRNFGSYVTHETKHFIYFYLGQVAILLFKSG; from the exons ATGACCGACAGGAAGGCCGTCATCAAGAACGCGGACATGTCGGAGGACATGCAGCAGGACGCGGTGGACTGTGCCACGCAGGCCATGGAGAAGTACAACATCGAGAAGGACATCGCCGCCTACATAAAAAAG GAGTTCGACAAGAAGTACAACCCGACGTGGCACTGCATCGTGGGCCGCAACTTCGGCAGCTACGTCACCCACGAGACGAAGCACTTCATCTACTTCTACCTGGGCCAGGTGGCCATCCTGCTCTTCAAGTCGGGCTGA